From the genome of Medicago truncatula cultivar Jemalong A17 chromosome 2, MtrunA17r5.0-ANR, whole genome shotgun sequence:
TTATTCAAAGCTTCTCTTGTTTTGTGGGTGGTCTATCCTGCAATAGTGTCCCACGAAACACATATTTTTGAGGGAGCTTCACTTTTTCGAATAAGATTTAAAGCAAGTGAAATATTTTAGACCAAGTTTTCTTAGCCGATACAGTTTATAGTAGGATTTCCCACCAAAGCCATTCGATCTGTCCAAAGTCCAAGTCTGAAGTCCTTTTTCATTAGACCAGATTAACTATTTCCATAATTACTTTCAGCTCATGTACTAGTTCAGTTTTCTGTTGAGAAAATTTATTGGCCTGCTGCCATTGCCATATCAAAAATagaacacaaaacaaaacaaaacaaaaaagctaAAGAAAAAATGGCTTGCTCGTTATTTCATATGGAGAACaggaaaaaaactttaaaaaaaatcgtgCTCGCCTTTCCATTTGCAGAACACAAAGAATGTTCAAAAAAGGTCTGCAATAATATTTAACTATGGATAgacatatcaatttttttggtgattggggcagaaaaaaaaattctcaattgCTAGTCTTTAAGGTTGAAAATAtcctttctttctccttcaagTATCCCTCTAAGTTTCTCTCAAATTTTTCATGTTACTGATCGTGGAAACGGTGAATGAATAATGGAGAgttgttataaataataatcccTCTATTAACTCCTTCTCCAAAAAGTGGAACTAGAATGTGGAAAGTGGGACTCTATGTCAACTAGGAATGGAAGTTGCTATATATAGTGAGAATAAACTAGAGTTACTTAGTGGTAACTATAGTAGAAAGTTAGTTACGGAGTTAGTTACTCCAAATCACTATAAATAAGCCACACCTATGTACTATTCCATATCTTTTATACAATTGTTTCTTGGTAACGACTCCAAGAGAGAATTACACAATCTATCTTTCCATTGCATTTGATCTAGAACCATGGAATCCTTTGATTCATAACATGGTATCAGATCGCTATGGAAATAGCCATTTTGATCCAGTttttgatgaagaagatgattccGATGGTGATGAAGAAGATCTTGAAGCTTCCGCATCAGAAAATTCTTGTTCTTTTGCTTCGCAAGTTTCGATCGTTTTCGGCAGTTTCGACGATTCAGTTtctactcctcctcctccttcacCATGGATCGCACCAGTCCTTGATGGATTCACCATCAATATCGGTGAAGTTCCTTGTTTTCTCGTTGATTCATGTTGCAGAAGTCGCAACTCTGCATTTGACGCTTCGGAAGAAAACCAGAAAACACCGATTTTTGATTCGGAGTTGATCGTTTCTGCCAAATCAACGAATTCGAACAATCGCGAATCTGATTTCCATGTTTCTGAAGCAGCATTCAAGCAATCGAAGCATCTCATCATCGATACTGTTATCACATGCTTTGGACCTGTTTACGGCGTTTGCTGTTTCACCGGAAAACAGGAACCAATCGCTTTTGCCGACAACAGCAAGATTCAGATTTTTCAGTTACATGACGAATTTATCTTCGATTTTGATCCCGGCAGAAGATTTGGTTCATGTTCGCTGTTCTTCGTTTTCAAGTTCTTCGATTCTGCTTGGTTCGGTTCAACACTGCGACGTCATTGAAGAAGCTCTTGAGAGCGAGGATGTATTGTTTCGAAATCTCAATTCAGAACTCTGACAGATCAAGAAATAGGATTGCATCATTTTGTTCTTCAATTTCAACGACTCATCATACAACAGCCAAAAGCGATTTTTCTTCCAATTGGTTTTGATTATCAGTCTCTAAGAATCGACGTTTCCGATGTGTTTGTGTGAATTGGAATTTCGTTTTTCCATTATTGTTGTTGAACGAAACTGATATGGTTTATAGAATCGCGTTTGCAGCCTTGGTTTGCAAAATCACTTTTGCAGAATCGCTTTGCATAGGCACGTTGCAGCATCGAGCTTTGCTTATGTTCTTCCCTGCAGAAGCGCGTTGTGAATAAGTTCCTTTGATTCAGATTTtggaaaaagttgattttggaAAAGTGCGTTTGACATAAGCTGTTTTTCGTTCAGAAACACGTTTGTAGTTTTTGAAGAGGAGAATCAACATTCTCATTCTTGGGCCTGAGCTTCATCTTCAGTCTATTGGGCTTTCTATGTTTTTCTATCTTTTAAGTAATTTGCTAGTTTACCCCCAATTTTACTTAGTTACTGCAGTATAGTTTCATCATAGTATTTTCATTGTATTTTCAAACTCAAATTGGTGAATTTCCCCATTTTAATTTCCTATTATTATTAGATAATGACAATACTAAATGGAAATCAGCCATATGCATGTACATCGTACATCAAGAAACTAGTACGTGGTGCAAACAAGTCAATATCTCTTCCTAAATAATAGGCAACATAGTCATTGCATATCATAGTCATTGCCTTAAAAATCTATAACAGagcttatacatatatattctcTTGGTTACCTAGGTGCCATCTTCTCCTTgtctaataaaattaattatcttAACCCTACCACTTATTTATTgcccacaatttttttttttgaaagaaaattattattccTATCTGTTTCCAAAATACGTTAAACTAAAATAGGGCATCcgttaaattttaattttaactggACTAAAtatcgaaaaaaaaattataaatagatGCTATCACTTAAATACTTCTCagacataaattattttatgtggGTAAGATAAAATATCCGGGTCTTACATCATCAaattgttgtacaaatatcattactctaaaCGTTTGAAGCACCATTAAGATGTTTATTCCTTGCATGGCTTGTGAATCCTTCATTGGGCAACATCTTCACATCATTGAAATGTAATATCattgagaaaaacaaaatatttctctGTTGAAATCACCACCAGCTAAAGCTGCACAGAAGAAAGGCATAAAACAAGTATTAAGATATTAACTAAAGCAAGTCAAGTGATCAGAGAACTCAATGAATTTATCAAGCGAGCAAAAGAATCTGAATCATCTGGTGCAACAACTAATGCTTTTAAAGATAATTAGAACTCAATGAATTTATCAAGTGAACAAAAGAATTTGAATCGTCAAACAAATCTTTTTGTCAGTTCCAACTATATCCAAGCAAacaagagaaaggaaagaatgGTCTATTATGCCAGATAAACTGCATGGAAAGGACAGAGAAAGTAAGTGAGACACCAACTTTTAAGATTTGTTTCAATCTTTGGGGCAAAAGCATTGGAAGAAAACAAGCATTTGCAGGTCAATCAGCTGAAAATTAACATGCAGCCACGTTTTTAACACCATTAAGAATTTGTTAGAGCCAAACATGTGCCAAGTTATGAACTTTGCTTGACAAGAGATCAAAACAGAGTGCTAAAAAGGTGCTAGAATACAagctacattttttttataaaaaaataatgaaaaaagtaTAGTAAGATAAGGATGGAAGAGTTTCCAACCCCTACTCCTCTTGAAGAAACGTCTATTAACCCTCACTAAGCACTTTTTGTCCTTTTTACTTTCTTCAAAAGTGCTAAAAAGTTGAAGGCCTAATCATAGGTTCCTAACAAGGTTTTAAACTGTTGTCATAGTTGTCTCGCAATCCTTTCTATTGCGTAGAATTGCGGTCAAATGCGGTTTCTGCGACCTCAATAATGGTCATGCTGCGATCACAGAAACATCACAAACCTTGATTTTGTGGCCCAGATCACAGTCACAGCCCTTAATCTAACACATTGGTTCTTAACACCCCAATCGTAAGCATCTCGCAAATCACAAGCCATCTAATTACAAAATTTTGCCGGGCTGTAAATTTTAAGCACCTTTTCCTGACTACTAAACTACCTTTTATAATAATTGAGTTTTCTTGTGCAGGATAACTACCTGGTAACCTATGACAACAAAACTAAATCTTCAAAAAGATCATTTAGATCTAAGTCCTTCATAGGGCTATCAAAACATTATATGGATTCAAAAGAAAGACATGAATTTCTTTTAGAAAACAACTACTAATTTATTCTTCGTGTGTGCCTCCTTCCCTGCGGTTATGCATTAAATCTGAATTTAGCATACAAGTGCCCAGAAAATGGATAAGAGTTGATCTATAATAAATAAGAGGCATAATAGAGAAACTACTACTTACATAGTCTATATGTTAGCATTAACTAAAAGTTGACATGTTGCAGAGGCTTTTGGGAATTGGGACAATATGCTTTTTTCACATTCACTCGAGATTGTCATGCATTGTAAAAAATTTGCATTCTTCAAAATATACTTTGCTATCATTCGTTTACTTGGTCGGATTAATGAGAACCGAAGAGTGCAAGTTCTAAGGTGTGATAAAAGGCATTGTGGAACAAATTCTGGGTCCACCCAATTTTCTTAATCATCTTCATTTCCCTTTGCCGCATATGACCCCTGTTTATTGtacacaaaataaaacaaaacataaagcTTTTTTGTTAAGAAAAGATAACAGAGTATGATTCTTAAACTCAACAAACCGTGTAAAGTTTGAGATTTTGAAGCTTAGGGCAGTGGTGGAGAACTTGTACTACCAAACGCCACCTATTGCAGAGCTCCAAGTAgatcaaattttgaaagataGGAATATCATCATATGGGGGCTGAGGCTGAAAGACAGTCACAAATTAGGGTAATATTTccgaaagaaaaagaaaataaatcacatGCATTGTATTCATGATAAAACGGACCTGGTAGATGCTGCGGTACAACTTGAATGTATCTAAGCGCAGAGAGTTAGAAGTAGAAAGTGCTTTCAGCAGAAAACGGTAACACACACCCTTGACAGAGAAGTGATGGAGGTCAAGACTAACAAGGGTTCGGCAGGTGAAGATGGTAATAGGCAATTTTGGTAAGTAgctattatcataatcatccaCGTCGAGATGGAGATCATAACCCAAACGGAGATTGAGACGAAGATACTTTAGTCTGCGTTGAACAACAAGGTTGACCCATTTGACAACATTGTGACAACTGCGCTTATACAAAAGATGAGGGTTATCGTACCCATAAAGAGGGTTACCGTTACGGAATTGAACGTCGAGGCAGAAACGGTTGATGAAATGAGAACCGCCGATAGCAGTGTCTGGAGAGACCAAAACAGAGTAAACAGAATCGATAAATTTTGAATTAGATTCAATGCTATCgattttgatgttgttgaaatcgATATTGGGAAGAGAGAGCCAAAGATTATTCCATCTCTTTGAAAGAATGCTTGTAGCAACTGCTTCTTTGGTGGATACAAGAGAGAGGATGTAGTGAAGAACATCGTCCGGTAACCTGCTGATCTTATCCGCCACTGCCAATGATGCTTTTGAACTTCTCCGTCTCCGTTTCTGTCGCTGCATTTCTCCTTTGGCGGTGAAGCGTAAACGAGACGAGGCTTTTGAGCCTCTCAATATaataaagggttaatggtgttttaccttaatataaatcattttttgtttcctcgtaaaatattttttttgatattttacagaggtaaaacacaaaaaatgatatatatttcagggggtaaagcaccattaaaatcaattttaaaaaagttgtgattttgacccCTATGAAAAAATTGGCTTCATATTTATGGAAATATGCTATTTTGACCCTCTAACATAAGAGAAATATGATTTTTGTCcctttatcttttcaaaaagttgtgattttcgAACGAAATGggccaaaattgtaatttttttaatagggaccaaaatcacaacattttaaaacttaaggatctaaaagtgcagtttagcctatttaaaaataataattaaataagaacAACTTCACACAATATTAAATCAAAAGGAATGGTCCAACGTCTTAGCAAAAATAGATTATCTACCACTTGAATTTTGCTAGACTAATGAGGGATCTTGATTCCTATGATTGTATAATCAAGACACACTTATGATAGAATTTCAACTGCAGAGTGGACAGACTCTGACAGTGGCGGAGTcagaaaaaaatgtcagggtgggccactaaaattaactattgaaaaattgtttaaagtctcgcaaattagacctataattgaattatttaaatttttcggatgggctactacaccaatttgcgggaatttgaatcaaccgaaacctaaaaccgacataaaattgtataaaatctctcaaaatagacctataattgaattatttaaattttcgggtgggccactacaccactttgcaggaatttggatcaaccaaatcataaaaccgacacaaaattgtataaaatctcgcaaaatagacctataataattgattttttaatttttctgggtgggccgtggcccaccccagcccatgaagggctccgccactggacTCTGATGACTACACTTGTTCTAAAAGTTGGCAAACTAATTCACAGTGTATGCACTAAGAGCCTTGTTCACTAACAATAACTGTAGAGTGAGTGAGGCACAAGAATGAGAATACTATTACTGGTTGGAAAATTGGAAGCTGGTTcaattcaaatccaaagacaatTTGCATATGAGATTCAATGGACAATAGAATAATCAATAGCAGAAGTAGGGATTATCCCATTTCCTGTGGTGTCTTGGGTTGAATTTTATTACTCCTCGTAGTTTATTCCTTCACTTGGAATGTTGGGGTGCGGACGCGAAATCAAAGATATTCAAGGAAGGACTTTGGTTAATTTTACACGCGATGATTTGGGTGACTTAGAGATTTCGTAATGATAGGATTTAGAGTGATAAAGTTAATGAGGTCGATGATATTGTTGAAGCAATTAAGgtcttcatttaaaaaaaatctattaatgAGGTCgataaaataattgtatttttaagacaaaGTTTCTATTAATGGATTTCATAGCCAATACCTTTAAGGCACGTGTTAACAAAACTCATTTCATCTTTCATAATTTCTACAATATCACCCCTGaaaattattccatttatgctTAGTTTGTGCGTCAAGCCTTAACCCCGTGAAAAATACAGTAccaatttgtaaaaatattatttaattctgtaaaatcaataaatattgaagacttatttaatttcaaacttGAACAATGCATGCGCATGAGAACTAGCAAAATGTTTCCTTGTAGTCAAGGTGTTAGGGTTAAAGGAACTTGGAGTCTATCATCAATCTCGCTTCAATGATTAGTTGATTGCTCGGTTTTACTTGAAATGTTACTATTTGTCAAGGTGTTGAGGTTAAAGGAACTTATCAGATGGATTAAGGTAGGTGGCTATGCAGTAACATTGCAGAGGTGGGTCATGCCAGGGACAAACTCTTGACGCATGTGGTCGACAGTGAAAGGTTTGTTAGTCCGCGGGTTTCTTTCAACGCATCAGCCACTTGTTCGTGTGTTTTATGTGAAAATATATCCACACCATATAGCACTGCAGGTTCAAAGCTTCTCTTGTAAGTGCTCTATCATGCAATAGTCTCCAATCAAACACATTTTTATGGAGCTTCGCTTTTCCAAATAAGATTCAAGGCAAGTGAAATATTAGAATCCAAGTTTACTTGCCGCTGACCTGAAATGTACTAGTTCAGAATTCAAATTTGCAGAATTGCTTCCACCTCATGTACTAATTCGATTTCCTGTTGATAAAATTTGTTGGCCTGCTGCCACTGCCACCTCCGGATCCTATTTACAAAGAATCCATGTTCTGCAACTGTAGAATTCTTCTGCCTCGGTAGAGAAAATATGGTTGGGAATGATTACTTCAGAGTGTTACTACCTAGacatttctctttcaaaaatgatatttgttgaTTATCTCTCAACTCATTGTTAACATTTGGCAGAGAACCAATGTGTCCCATTACGCATCAAAATTTTCTGCTTCTAGGACATCCCTCTGACAAAATTGAGGCTTGACCTACACATACTATTCTAATTTCTAACTAACCTAGTTGATATACCGCAACTCTGCCATTCCACCCTGCAAACAcgtgatatttaatttttttttttttttattaataaataagcACTCAATTGAAGGTTACCTTCCGACACAGCTTGAGATGAACCACGTAAGCAACAAGCCATTGAAGCCAAAAAGAACTAATTAATGATAAGAAGCCTCTAATTATAACTTAATGATGGATATGATGATTGTTGTGTGTGTGATCATGAGTAATTACCTTATTACCACTTGGGTTGCACTAGACTTTATATGGGGGAACCCTGATTGTATCATCAGGGCACACTTATAGAATTTCAATTGCAGAGTGTATAGACTCTGGTGACCACACTTGTCCTGAAAGTAAACAAAGACTAATTCACACCAAATTATGCATTAAAGATCCTTGTTTGCCAACTAGGAAAGTAATGTTGCAGTGAATGAGGCAACCACTAACAACAAACAGTGCCACCAAGAGGCACAAGAATGAGAATGCTATTTCTTGTTGGAAAATTGGGAACTGGTTCAATTAATATCCAACAACAATGGGCATACGAGATTCGGCTTACTCGCAACAACCGGAATGGACAATAGAAGAATCAATAGCAGAAGTAGGGGCTATTCCATTTCTGGTAaacttttaaaatctaaaaGATTCGAGAATCCAGGAACATGTTTTGACGGGTATTTTCAAACTATCTATCTATAACAAGATTTTGATCATGGCAGCTGGAGCATTTCACAACATATTTGAAGTACTTGAACCAGGAATGACTATGGAAGCAAGAAAAACTGTTACAGCAGAAATATTTAGATTATCTATGATAAATGATTGTAAAGTGCAAATTGGAGCAAGTTCTAAAGCAATGCTTTCTCTAGTTGGACTATTAAAAGAAAGTACATCGATTGGTAATAAGAGATACTGATACTGCATTATTCACTCTTGCTGCTTATGATCCTAAAAAGTTATGTATGGTAAAAGCTATATTGGTGAAAACAAAGTGTGTCACTCATGAAATTAAGCATGTCAAAATTTGACACGAGTGCAGAGGCAAATCCTATTCCATTTGACaagattttaataaaaatatctaaaatcatccataaaaccATGCTTCATTGCAAAATCCTCAAGAGCTTATCTTTCACCAAGAAAGACTATACTGTTTCCAAAGGCCCGGATCTgcatgcaaaataaaaaaaaataatgttagatGTTAATTGAATTGCAGaaattcaataattttgatGGTAAATTTCCCATGTAAACTAGACATCCAACACAAACACAATATAATACTTGTTTCTCTAACTTTACAATTGTTCGGCGATTAAAGTAAAAACATAGTGATGTTACTTggaacacaaatatatataggTGGACCGTTTTTGCTCTCGGTGCACCTTAGATGGAACCCTGATAACATTCTACATATATATATCAGACAAAAGTAAATGACCATTGATCATTGAGGGTGAGAACACTGCAGATATTAGCATTAGCCATTATGTAATGCCATAAACTATCGAGTCCTTGTTACTAGAAAAGTAAAACATGCTAGTTGTTGTAAATTAGACACATCTGAAGCTAACAGACACAGAAAAATGAAGAGGGAAGTAGAAACCAGAGAAACCACTCCACAAAGTTTAAAAGATTTGAGTAACATGTGGGACAACAAACTATGTCAACCAAAGAGTTGCTGGGCCACTCAAAACATCATATGCTATCTAAAGAAGTAACAGGCAGAATAGAGAAGCTACTACTTACATAGTCTATATGATACCATTAACTAAAAGTTGACATGTTGCAGAGGCTTTCGGACATTcagacaattttcttttttcactttCACTTGAGATTGTCATGGTTTGTAAAGAGTTTGcattcttcaaaatatatttcccTAACATAAGTTGACTTTGTGGACCTGCATTGTTTAGAATAGTGTAAGTTCTAAGGTGTGATAAAAAGCATTGTGGAACAAATTCTGGGTCCACCCAATTTTCTTGATTATCTTCAATTCCCATTGCCGCATATGACTCCTATATATTGAACAcagaataaaacaaaacataagcATTTGTTAAGAAATGATAAACCAAATATGATTCTTAAACTTAACAAACCTCGtaaattttgagattttgaAGCTTAGGGCAGTGGTGAAGAACTTGTAATATCAAATGCCAACTGTTGTGGAGCTCCAAGTATGTCAAATTATGAAAGATAGGAATATTTTCATATGGGGACTGAGGCTGACTGACCTATATTACATGGAAAGACACTAACAAATTAGGGCGAAAtttccaaaagaaaataaatcacattGTTACATTAGTGTATTGTATTCAATTCAGGACTACAAACGAAACACTGACACTGACACCCACCCTGACATGTTGATGCCAATAAAAGCATgagaaaagttaaattattgAATGTAATCAAATGATTGGTGTCTGGTGTCTAATACCGACAACTTGTGTCGGTTGTCTGTGCTACATAGATTGAGGTAACATGCATTGTATTCATAATAAAACGGACCTGGTAGACATCGCGGGCTTGTGTGTACAACAAGAATGTATCTAAGCACAGAAAGTTAGAAGTGGAAAGTGCTTTCAGCGGAAAATAGCGACACATAGATTGAGTGATATCTGCTCTGATCAAATTGGGAAAGCTTAAGCTTTTGAACAGTTCAATGGTAAGAGAGTCATCCTCATCACAAGTCAAGTATATATCatacaattttatattttgag
Proteins encoded in this window:
- the LOC11424209 gene encoding F-box/FBD/LRR-repeat protein At1g16930 gives rise to the protein MQRQKRRRRSSKASLAVADKISRLPDDVLHYILSLVSTKEAVATSILSKRWNNLWLSLPNIDFNNIKIDSIESNSKFIDSVYSVLVSPDTAIGGSHFINRFCLDVQFRNGNPLYGYDNPHLLYKRSCHNVVKWVNLVVQRRLKYLRLNLRLGYDLHLDVDDYDNSYLPKLPITIFTCRTLVSLDLHHFSVKGVCYRFLLKALSTSNSLRLDTFKLYRSIYQPQPPYDDIPIFQNLIYLELCNRWRLVVQVLHHCPKLQNLKLYTGSYAAKGNEDD
- the LOC11425125 gene encoding putative FBD-associated F-box protein At3g50710 encodes the protein MCRYFPLKALSTSNFLCLDTFLLYTQARDVYQVSQPQSPYENIPIFHNLTYLELHNSWHLILQVLHHCPKLQNLKIYEESYAAMGIEDNQENWVDPEFVPQCFLSHLRTYTILNNAGPQSQLMLGKYILKNANSLQTMTISSESEKRKLSECPKASATCQLLVNGII